One Serpentinicella alkaliphila DNA segment encodes these proteins:
- a CDS encoding flagellar brake protein translates to MNLTEFKIGDKLEIIVQNNSESNIRPPQLISQLVDIKDDLLYISIPLVYGEPFRFKRNSKIKIIIYREEKGIYSFTGEIVNMVQRNIIMYGVKLIGEVEKEQRRFHYRLQNTNKLILKSTERDLTETCYTKDISGGGTKVACKSDFNKNEKVICHINIEGEIVNATGEIVRKVKNFDTNNNEIGIKFIEITDINRNKIISYIFKEQRLLRKKGLI, encoded by the coding sequence ATGAATCTAACAGAATTTAAGATAGGCGACAAATTAGAAATAATAGTTCAAAATAATAGCGAAAGTAATATAAGGCCTCCGCAATTAATAAGTCAATTGGTTGATATTAAAGATGATTTACTGTATATTTCTATACCATTAGTTTATGGTGAGCCATTTAGATTTAAAAGAAATTCGAAAATTAAGATAATAATTTACAGAGAAGAAAAAGGAATATACAGCTTTACCGGAGAAATAGTAAATATGGTTCAAAGAAACATCATTATGTATGGCGTTAAGCTTATTGGTGAGGTTGAAAAAGAACAAAGAAGATTTCATTACCGTTTACAAAATACAAATAAACTAATTCTTAAATCCACTGAAAGAGATTTAACTGAAACCTGTTATACTAAAGATATAAGTGGAGGTGGAACTAAAGTAGCATGTAAAAGTGATTTCAATAAAAATGAAAAGGTTATTTGTCATATAAACATTGAGGGAGAAATAGTTAATGCTACTGGAGAAATAGTTAGGAAAGTAAAGAATTTTGATACGAACAACAACGAGATAGGTATAAAATTTATTGAAATTACTGATATAAACAGAAATAAAATTATCTCATACATATTTAAGGAACAAAGACTATTGAGAAAAAAAGGGCTGATTTAA
- a CDS encoding chemotaxis protein CheC, translated as MAFSVNDLNNLHLDVLREIGNIGAGNAATALATLINKKVDMNVPKIQILDYNDISQILGGEEAVVAGIYFGVDGDIEGNIMFLLDYGSSKKLTGMLMGKDDNREELDDMDRSALQEIGNILSGSYISSLSALTGLFLNLSVPSLCIDMAGAILSVPAIQFGYVSDKVLLIETELMEGNDLVKANFFLIPDINSFDILLNSLGVYN; from the coding sequence ATGGCCTTTTCAGTTAACGATTTAAACAATCTGCATCTAGATGTGCTAAGAGAGATTGGGAATATAGGCGCAGGTAATGCTGCTACGGCCCTAGCAACTTTAATAAATAAAAAGGTGGATATGAACGTACCTAAAATTCAAATTCTTGACTACAATGATATCTCACAAATATTAGGTGGGGAGGAAGCAGTCGTTGCTGGTATTTACTTTGGAGTAGATGGCGATATCGAAGGAAACATTATGTTTTTACTTGATTATGGCTCTTCAAAGAAGCTAACGGGCATGCTTATGGGAAAAGATGACAATAGAGAAGAATTAGATGACATGGATCGTTCCGCATTACAGGAAATTGGTAATATTTTATCTGGTTCATATATTTCATCTCTATCTGCATTAACTGGACTATTTCTTAATCTGTCTGTACCTTCATTATGTATTGATATGGCTGGTGCAATTTTAAGTGTACCTGCTATACAGTTTGGTTATGTTAGTGATAAAGTTCTTTTGATAGAGACTGAGCTAATGGAAGGAAATGATTTAGTTAAGGCGAATTTTTTCTTAATTCCTGACATCAATTCCTTTGATATCTTATTAAATAGTCTAGGAGTGTATAATTAA
- a CDS encoding chemotaxis protein CheA, which yields MDMNQYLDIFMEESKEHLQGMNAILLRLENSPKDSGLLNEIFRIAHTLKGMSGTMGFNNILHLTHEMENVLDNLRNGKMEITTNVIDILFECFDQLENYISKIESTNSEGEMISGDLINKLNRLLSSPNSVNDYVQETTAIVKNEEEINIEVSDYVAKVIKIATEKGLGAYSIKITLDSKCMLKSARAYIIINSLERLAEIIHSEPSIEDIEDEKFDLSFQLIVVSEHEVEKIQKELNSISDIESVEIKSLDEKNISSNHSIAANEEVAVAQEAIAFSSPNFSVNNNISEEAENTSKKGKSSKTVRVDIDRLDNLMNLVSELIIIKTRLEDTDNAEDRQSMNEATEQLERITTSLHDAVMKVRMVPIERTFNRFPRMVRDLSRDLGKEISLIMSGAETEVDRTVIDEIGDPLIHLIRNSIDHGIEETLERVRLNKDKVGKVKLKAYPDGNSVVIEVEDDGKGIDIEKVKAKALDKNVITLQQSQMLDDNQIVQLIFAPGFSTADKISDISGRGVGLDVVKTKIESLGGTVEVDSVKNKGSKFIIRLPLTLAIIQALLIYVGKEKYAIPLNNIKEITTIDSDSIRKIQGNEVVLFRNTTLPILRLSNLLDVPDAENENSAECSVVIVKKGEKTAGILVDGLIGQQEIVIKSLGKFLNNTSGIAGATILGNGSVALIVDTNSFF from the coding sequence ATGGATATGAATCAATATTTAGATATTTTTATGGAAGAATCAAAAGAACATTTACAGGGGATGAACGCGATTTTACTTAGGCTTGAAAATTCGCCTAAGGATAGTGGTTTATTAAATGAAATTTTTAGAATTGCTCATACTTTAAAAGGTATGTCAGGCACGATGGGCTTTAATAATATTTTGCACTTAACGCATGAAATGGAAAATGTATTGGACAATTTAAGAAACGGAAAGATGGAGATTACTACTAATGTTATAGATATTTTATTTGAGTGCTTCGATCAATTAGAAAACTATATATCAAAGATTGAATCTACAAATTCTGAAGGAGAAATGATTTCAGGGGATTTAATAAACAAATTAAATAGACTACTTAGTTCTCCAAATAGTGTTAATGACTATGTACAAGAGACTACGGCCATTGTTAAAAACGAAGAAGAAATAAATATTGAGGTAAGTGATTACGTTGCCAAGGTAATTAAAATAGCCACTGAAAAAGGCTTAGGGGCATACTCAATTAAAATTACCTTAGATAGTAAGTGTATGCTTAAATCAGCCAGAGCCTATATAATTATTAATTCCTTAGAAAGGCTTGCGGAGATAATACATTCTGAGCCTTCAATTGAAGATATTGAAGATGAAAAATTTGACTTATCGTTCCAATTAATAGTTGTCTCAGAGCATGAAGTTGAAAAAATACAGAAAGAGCTTAACTCTATTTCAGACATTGAAAGTGTTGAAATAAAAAGCTTAGATGAGAAAAATATATCTTCAAATCATAGCATTGCAGCTAATGAAGAAGTAGCTGTTGCCCAAGAGGCGATTGCCTTTAGTTCTCCTAACTTTAGTGTTAATAATAACATTTCAGAGGAAGCTGAAAATACCTCTAAAAAAGGTAAGTCCTCTAAAACAGTTAGAGTAGATATAGATAGATTAGATAACTTAATGAATTTGGTAAGTGAGCTTATCATTATTAAGACAAGACTTGAAGATACTGATAACGCAGAAGATAGACAGAGTATGAATGAGGCAACTGAACAACTTGAACGTATTACTACAAGCTTACATGATGCAGTTATGAAAGTAAGGATGGTTCCTATAGAGAGGACTTTTAATAGATTCCCTAGAATGGTAAGGGATTTATCAAGAGACTTAGGAAAAGAAATCTCCTTAATAATGTCAGGGGCAGAGACTGAAGTAGATCGAACTGTAATTGATGAAATTGGTGATCCGCTTATTCACTTAATTAGAAACTCTATTGATCATGGGATTGAAGAAACATTAGAAAGAGTTAGGCTTAATAAGGACAAGGTAGGAAAAGTAAAACTTAAAGCATATCCGGATGGCAATAGTGTTGTAATTGAAGTTGAAGATGATGGAAAAGGCATAGATATAGAAAAGGTTAAAGCAAAAGCACTTGATAAAAACGTAATTACTCTTCAACAGAGTCAGATGTTAGATGATAATCAAATAGTTCAATTGATTTTTGCACCAGGATTTAGCACAGCTGATAAAATATCAGATATATCCGGTAGAGGGGTTGGCTTAGACGTAGTAAAAACTAAGATAGAGTCTCTTGGCGGAACTGTAGAAGTGGATTCTGTAAAAAATAAAGGAAGCAAATTTATTATTAGACTTCCACTTACTTTAGCGATTATTCAAGCATTACTAATCTATGTTGGTAAGGAAAAGTATGCAATTCCATTAAATAATATTAAAGAAATAACGACAATAGATTCAGACAGTATTAGAAAAATACAAGGAAATGAAGTTGTATTATTTAGAAATACTACATTACCAATACTAAGGTTATCAAACTTATTAGATGTACCAGATGCGGAAAATGAAAACTCTGCTGAATGTTCAGTTGTTATTGTTAAAAAAGGTGAGAAAACTGCTGGTATTTTAGTAGATGGACTTATCGGTCAACAAGAAATTGTAATAAAATCCTTAGGTAAATTTTTAAACAATACTAGTGGTATAGCAGGAGCTACTATACTAGGTAATGGCTCGGTAGCTTTAATTGTTGATACAAATTCATTTTTTTAA
- a CDS encoding protein-glutamate methylesterase/protein-glutamine glutaminase: protein MKSNYKSIKVLIADDSIFIQRVLTDLLNTDDEIDVIGVAKNGQDAIDKVKELKPDVVTMDVEMPKVNGIEALKVIMDESPVPVIMLSSLTYEGAHSTLTALEYGAVDFVQKPMGVFDLNSKNNKNEIINKVKIAHKAKIIKKDSLTVNRPSPFKIEEYTRRSLHTTIVGIGISTGGPRALQYILPQIPGNIPASFLVVQHMPPNFTKSLADRLNTICQVKVKEAEDGELVKPGYVYIAPGDYHLKIRETGAEYVIQLGKEDAVSGHRPSVDVLFNSLSELKLTNNIIAAVLTGMGSDGTKGALNLKSKKGSYIIAQDEESSVVYGMPKSVAKAGVVDEIVSLDKIMNVIINRVGV from the coding sequence ATGAAATCTAATTACAAAAGCATAAAAGTTTTAATAGCTGATGATTCAATATTTATTCAGAGGGTTTTGACTGACTTGTTGAATACGGATGACGAGATTGATGTCATTGGAGTAGCCAAAAATGGACAAGATGCTATTGATAAAGTAAAGGAACTAAAGCCTGATGTAGTTACTATGGATGTTGAAATGCCCAAGGTTAATGGAATAGAGGCTTTAAAGGTTATTATGGATGAATCACCAGTACCCGTAATAATGTTAAGTAGTTTAACTTATGAAGGGGCACATTCTACTTTAACTGCATTGGAATATGGGGCTGTGGATTTTGTTCAGAAACCCATGGGAGTATTTGATTTAAACTCTAAAAACAATAAAAATGAAATAATAAATAAAGTTAAAATTGCTCACAAAGCGAAAATAATAAAAAAGGATAGTTTGACTGTTAATAGGCCTAGTCCCTTTAAAATTGAGGAGTATACGAGGAGAAGTTTACACACGACTATAGTAGGTATTGGTATTTCTACTGGAGGGCCAAGGGCATTACAGTACATACTACCTCAAATCCCCGGAAATATTCCAGCTAGTTTTTTAGTAGTACAACATATGCCTCCTAATTTTACAAAGTCTTTAGCGGATAGATTAAACACTATATGTCAAGTTAAGGTAAAAGAGGCGGAGGATGGAGAACTAGTAAAACCGGGATATGTATATATTGCACCTGGAGATTATCATTTGAAAATTAGGGAAACAGGGGCTGAATATGTAATCCAACTAGGGAAAGAGGATGCAGTTTCAGGGCACAGACCATCTGTAGACGTACTTTTTAATTCATTATCAGAATTAAAATTAACTAATAACATTATTGCAGCTGTTTTAACTGGGATGGGATCTGATGGAACTAAGGGTGCATTAAACTTAAAGAGTAAAAAAGGGTCCTATATAATTGCACAGGATGAAGAAAGCTCAGTAGTATATGGTATGCCTAAAAGTGTTGCAAAGGCTGGAGTAGTTGATGAAATAGTATCACTAGATAAAATAATGAATGTAATAATTAATAGGGTGGGGGTGTAG
- a CDS encoding chemotaxis protein CheW: MSNNNGTTNQYVVFNLENEYYGVNINYVETIEKVSAITRVPKAPYYVKGVINLRGEVVPVIDIRKRFNLPDSDITDNTRIIILSVEEMIMGIIVDSSSEVITISKDLIENTSNLINSSEDDYINGIGKIENRMIILLDVHKIFDLKAS, from the coding sequence TTGAGTAATAATAATGGCACAACTAACCAATACGTAGTATTTAATTTGGAAAATGAATATTATGGAGTAAATATTAATTATGTAGAAACTATAGAGAAAGTATCTGCAATAACACGAGTACCTAAGGCACCTTACTATGTTAAAGGAGTAATTAATCTTAGAGGCGAAGTAGTACCTGTAATAGATATAAGAAAAAGGTTTAATTTACCAGATAGTGACATTACAGATAATACACGTATTATTATTCTCTCTGTAGAAGAAATGATAATGGGCATAATTGTAGACAGCTCATCAGAAGTAATTACAATTAGTAAAGATTTAATTGAGAATACTTCGAATCTTATTAATTCATCAGAAGATGATTATATTAATGGTATAGGAAAAATTGAAAATCGAATGATTATTCTCTTAGATGTTCATAAGATTTTCGACTTAAAAGCTTCTTAA